The DNA segment AGGTAGACTACAGTGCCTACCAACCCAATCAGATAAAAACTTTGAAATTGCTTCTTTGCCATTTTGGTAAGTTACAGCTAGATTTATGTtaagtatttaaataaaaatcttttatttgaaaaattaatttttacttttacattctGAACAATTTTGCAGTTTGGGTAGATGTTATTTCACATAGATAAGTGAAAGAAATCTCTTATTGTCACAGATGTTTACTTTCTTGATGAGTGGGAGCCCCTTACTCATTGTATCATATTCATTGTTTGGGCAATATGCATTGGTTCTGATGACTTTTTCACCTCTGGATAAAACTAGTTTAGAAAAAgaattctcttttcattttagAATCAGGAAATATGATAGTACTTTGACTACCCAAAGCCAAAATGCTATTATTTCCCCCAAAGCCAGGAGAGAACAGGATAGtatattcttttaaaacaaaatacaggTAGTGTAATTCTTGTAGATCAGATTGATTGAGCCTTATCAGTACAGTATATGAGACCCCTTAATTAACTAATGAGAACTGTGCTGTGTAGAATAGCTTACCTGGGATATTTTTATACAGTATATGATACACTTCCAAGAAAACTCTAGGAGAACAAGGTGTTTTAGGTGAACTGATATATGGttcatttgtatgtgtgtgttacgaAAGGAAAACTCTAAAAGCACCACCTGTTTCATGTGAGGTTTGTGATGGtagaacattattttttaaatttaattttcaattgtCGTCAAGAGGTTCATGCTATTTGTTGGAGATGCATTTCCTTTATTACTGCTTTTGAGGTGTCATAGATTGGTTCATGAATACCTCAAAAGACCTAGTAGTTACAGGTAGTCAGAATGTTAGCTAGATCCATAATTGCTTACCATTCCCTACCATTTCTAACATACATGCATGGAGCACTACTTTACTATTCATGGACTGTCTTGATTTTGATCAGTTATATGTAGGAAGAAATTTGAAGGAATATGCTTATCATTTCAGATCCTCATTGCAAACAATGGCATTGCTGCAGTCAAGTGTATGCGAAGTATACGCAAATGGGCATATGAAGTGTTCAGGAATGACAGAGCATTCCATTTTATTGGAATGGTCACACCAGAGGACTTGAAAGGTatatcctttaattttttttataacaaaactaCTCTGTGCGCCATATATGTGTAGTAGTACACAAGATaactaaatttttttgtttttttttgttttttgttttttgcagtgTCAGACTAAGACACATATGACAAATAATTGATTGGTATTTAGAATTTGTAAGGAATAAGGTGCTATTTCATTTGGGGCTGCAATGCTGTGAATATTGAATCATGCTTTTATTGTGTGACATTATTGAACCTGGTGCTTATTGCAAATTTGCCTTTACAGCTGGAGCAGAATATATAAAATTAGCTGATGACACTGTTATGGTACTTGGAGGGGCTAACAACAATAATTATGCCAATGTCAAAGTCATTGTGGATACAGCAAAACGGTGCAATGCTGATGCTGTCTGGGCTGGTTGGGGCCATGCTTCAGAATACCCAGAATTGCCAGGTAAATTTTGCAGTTCTTTACTGTTAATTTATGGAATAATTGGATTTATAGTAAGAAGTAAGCACTCTTAAGAAGTCCCTTTTTTAGAAGTAGAAGTAAGCCATTTTTTAATCATATGTACTAGTACTTTttctcaactatatatatatacgtattgctATTCTTTTCATTGCAGCTAAATTGCTCAAGCATGACATTGCCTTTATTGGTCCACCAGAGAAGGCCATGTGGGCTCTTGGTGATAAAATTGCATCCAGCATTGTTGCCCAAACAGCTGACATACCAACACTGCCATGGTCAGGATCAGGTAAGATAATTGATTGCTTTATAAACAATCTTATCTTAATTTGCGGTTTGTTTCTCTTACACTGCAAATTAAGGCTAATTGAGACTGATGAGCTTTATGgaaaattttccttctttttacaaGAAGTAAACCATCACCTTTTAGAAAGGAATTTTCACTTatgtgacttaccaaacaattacatagctgaaagcTTCCTACCACAACAgtcgaaaattaaaatttttggtGGAGACACTGCCATTGCTAGTATAGGTGAACAGGAACTGCCCCCTTTCGGGaacacctggtactgctgagcagACGACCAACAGTTAATTTTCTTTCTGCGGCTTCTGATTACATTGGTGGTTCTCACAGcagttgaattaattattaagttggACTTTAGTTCGTCAGgtgttaggttttgcagcaaaGGTTGCAAAACTAGAATGGACTAAAACCAGTAAGGACGCACACTAAGTTTTTGAAGGGCAAGAGGTCCGGAGTGCAATAGGGTGGGATTTGACTTGCAGTGAATGTCAGAGTTGGGATGATCAAGTATGGAAAACATTTAAATCTCATTCtgataaaatggaaaagataagaagaggaaggtgtttcTTAGAGCCAAAAGTAGATCAGGTGTAGAGGTGACGCCTTTGCCAGTAGAAGTAAAGAAGTCAACTAGCTCTTCTCCACTTTGTCTGCTATCTCTCCTATCTTCAGTCCTCCTACTTCATTACAATATACTCCAGTTCTTGTGGCCCATGCTTCCAATCTCACACTATTGTCAGCTTCGAGTCCaaaatggacaagaaatttgacTTTGTTTGTACACagaacaaacctgaggtcttaacaataggataaatcctctagcgccagctggaaaccagttaaaaacaatcagacTGTAATTGTAAGAAATCTGTAGCATCCCACATTTAGCTGAGGTGGAAGCATGTCAAGAGAGTGGACATGAATCCCGTGACACATCAGTCTTTCTGTGACCCGCCATGGAGAGCAGACCCTCGCTTGCTCTCCTACACCCAAGCCAGTTTTTTCTAACCAAGTCTGTGGGTTGTTTACATATCTGCACGAGCCCAGAAGACCCATGAGTGTCAACATTTTTAGACGGCCTTCCAGGTTTCCCTAGTTCACATTCCTCTGGAACTGATACAAGTTGCAGTAGATATGCTCCTCACCTTTTCCTCTGCTTCACATCTGCTGTGGTTTGTAATGCTGGTCTGTCTCTCTCAAGGGATATTGCCCCTTCAGGGAGATAAGGTGAgctacattttttctttaacattttgcTTTTGTTATATTGATATTTTGAAACATTTGTGTTTAGACATTAACCTCACTTCCTGCTGAAGGTTATGGGTAAATTTGTTTCATCAGGTATCTTTTTCCTTATGGGAAAGAGAGCTTTGACTTTGCCCCTCCTCTGCATACAACCAGGAGTTTTTGTTGTCACCTTACAGGGTGTTGGCTTCCCAGTGGCAGCCTCATCCTTCAATCAGACTCTCTTTCTGTGGATTGATTCCAGTCTGCATGACTCCAATGTAGGTTTTAggatatttcattccatttcatCCTTTGGAAGAAATGAAAGATATGTCCCTGCAGTCCTTAAGATTTCTCACGAGATTTCTTTCTAATCCTCTTTGCTTCTTGCCCTCAGCCTTACAGCTACCTCTCTCAGATTTAGTGTGGTTTCAGTACCTTGCTGAGAAAGTTCAGTAGGACTGGAATTTTAGGCTCAATATTTCTCTCCTGGCTATTCAATAAGGTCAGAGTTCCCCTACCACTGACATAAATGCTGCCCAACTAGAAAAGGCTATTCACCTCCCCTTTTGACCCTGTGTTCTATGAACAGAATTTCCAGTCTTTTGTGAAGGAAAGACAAGGTTTCTCTCATTAGTGTACAGGGTTTAGAGTAACTTCTAATTCTGATCAGGCAAACTATTGTTTTTGATATCAAAAGCACAATTTTGAATGCTAGCCTTCCTTTTACTTTCTGCAAGGGAACACTCTTTGATTCCAAGATTCCTCTCCTTATCTTGTTCTTTCCTTGTGCTTTTTCACCATGTATGCCTCTGGCCCATAGTGGCGTGTTTGGGCATAAGGTGGCAAATTGATGTCCTGGATTCAGttttcttccccttctttcccaaTTGTTGGACATCTCAGTTCAAAACAACAGAATATAAAGAACAGTAAGTTTTTAAGACAAAAATTGTGTTGACATAAgttaaatagaaattattttattttcttttcaggtCTAAAGGTTGAGTATTCAGAACGTGGTGCTGGGAAACGCCTCAATATACCTCGTGAACTATGCCGGAAAGGTTGTGTTGAAAGCTACGAAGAAGCATTGTCAGCTGCTCAAAAAATTGGATTCCCCGTTATGATTAAAGCCTCTGAGGGAGGTGGTGGGAAAGGCATTCGGAAAGCAGAATCAGAAGAAAATTTCCAAGCATTATTTAGACAGGTTTGTTTCATGGAGAGCATCTTCAAacagtatgtgtgtatttttgtagAATTCAGCATGCTATTACACTTATAGGCTATGAAACACCCTTATCACATACAGGCCATAGCAGAAAGTATTTCAACTGGAGTGCTGAGTCAGATTACTCAAGTCTCATAAGGCTAACCCAGATGATATGATCTTAAATGGAAGGAATAGGATGTGCATAAATGATGTGTTCATGTAAAAGTGAAAACTATTTTCATGGATCTTGCTAATTTGTGCAAGTTTTACCTTCATAACTCAAGCTTACCTTATAATCTTTAAAATGTTATTTCCTAGTTACATGATAACAAATGGTGAAGTACGAAGTGTTACTAGTCAGAAGTATTTGTAACTGTGAATCATATGTAATACTCGTCTACAAATGAAGTATTCATCAGATTTTCCTGTTAAcagtgaattttgtttttgctctacTGAAATGGTTGCCTTCGGCTCCATATCCATGTTTCTAGAGATTTCTGTGTTATTTCATTTCATAGGAACTTTTGAAGAATTTTCTAACGTTAAGCTGTTGCACATAGATGTACTATAGGTagcagactttggtctgtctttctacttttaattcatatttaaCAAGTTACTTAAATTATAGTCAAGTGTTCAGGGTATAAATGCTCATTACTTTGATATTGAAGTTTTTGTATTCTGTAATAATTGTTCAAATGAATTCAACTTTTGCAGGTGCAAGCAGAAGTTCCTGGCTCACCTATTTTCATCATGAAATTGGCGGAGTATGCTCGTCATTTAGAAGTACAGATAATTGCAGATATGTATGGTAATGCAGTTTCTTTGTTTGGCCGTGACTGTTCTGTACAAAGAAGGCAtcaaaaaattattgaagagGCCCCATGTGTAATAGCCAAGCCTGAAGTCTTTCGAAAAATGGAACAGGTATttataatttacctttattaCTTATCTGATTACCTTACAATGACGTAAAAATGCTAGAGCAAGTGAAAGATGGTTATACTGAAAATGCTGTGATCATGCAGAGAATAGAAATTTGTAGATGAGTGAAAATTAGAATTGTTGTTATTCAGTATGATTAGTTTGTTTTAAGACTTAGTTTTAGGTGATTTGTAATAACGAAATTGTTGGGGCTTTCTTATGATGGTCCAGCACTTAAAGAATAAACAAAGTTGGTAGTGATATCTTTTTGTCGCAGGTGCTGGCACCACTTGAAAACCAGTCTTTTATGGGAAAAATAATAAGCTAGTAGAATCTTGAGCTTATGAACTGCTGTGTagttcagggtgtgataaactgCAAATGAATTGACATTAGAGTTTAATgctcaaaaaattttatttatgattttgttttcaaTTCCTTTTCAGGCTGCTGTTTTAAACTAGCAAAAACTTGTGGGTTATGTGAATGCTGGAACTGTGGAGTTATCTCTATAATGATGGTAATTTCTATTTCCTTGAACTTAATCCTCGCCTGCAAGTTGAGCATCCATGTACAGAAATGATAACAGACATCAATCTTCCTGCTGCACAATTACAGGTAATGTGTCAGCAGTAACTATATTGAATTCTTATTCAAGATATGAATTTCACTTAGTGTGGTACATACAGAAATAATTGTTTATGAGCATTGTGATTTGTATTTCTTTTACCAGAGAGAATTTTGCAAGTTATTTGTGAaggtaatgtaaaaataaaatgcatttatatttattttttcagattgCCATGGGCATCCCTCTGCACCGAATCCGCTGCATTCGTGTGCTGTTTGGCAACTCTCCTTGGGATGACAATGTCATTAACTTTGACCAACCTGAAAAAAAACCTGTGCCTAAAGGACATTGCATTGCAGCTCGTATCACAAGTGAAAACCCAGATGAAGGTAAGATTAATcatcattttgtattttactCTTAAAATGCTATTTATTTAAGTTCTACATACATATCTGGATTCCAGATCTGAGAGCTTACGGTAACAGTATTGATGATATTTGAAGTTAGCTTTCACCCCACTAGTTATCATTTTCCCCACAAACTTTACTTTTCATGCATTCTTACATGGAGGCAGCCACATTAAAAGAAATGTACAGATTAAAGATTGTTTAAACAAAGAGCAGTAGTGTTAAGAAATTTTTTCCTCAGCCCTGTActgttttgtaataattttcatgaaaatatgtTCTTTTTCTGAAGCTGAGCTTTCCTAGTAGGCATAACGTTATTATAAATTACAGGTGCTCTCGAATTATGATGGGGTTAGATTCCGAAAAAACCTATCGCTAAGCAAAAATATCGTAGGTCAAAAATAACCCTTATGTCTCCTTTTGTCTTACTAATGAACATCATAGTCTAGCTTAACCTACCTTAAACATGCTTACATTGGCCTACATTGTAGCCTAGCTTATCTTAAACATGCATAGAAAACTTACATTGGCTTACATACTAGCCTAGCCTATCTTATACATGCTTAGAACACTTACATTGGCATATATATTAGCATAGTGTAGCCTACAGTAACATGTTAAAATATACTAGCATAGTCTAGCATACCATAACATGTTAAAACATACTATCATAGTCTAGCCTACTTAACATGCTTATAACACTTACATTGGCTGGCATCCATCTCAGTTGGCCCAGTTCTTTTTTTGTGAAAACAGTAGATTTAATTTTTGCAGAAGATTGCACATCATCATTAAGTTGCTTCTTGTCCATCAAGATGATGGAGGTCATCAATTATGAAAACCTAAGTTTCTGTGCAATTGCCATTATGGGGATGTAGCCTTCATGCTTggcaattattttcattatcttcaagAGTCATTGTCTTCCTCTTTGTCCTTTCACCATTAGGCAGAAGACTCACATGGGTCTTTCATAGCAGTATAAATGTTTATCTCTCAAAACTCAAAGGAGGGGTATCCAAGAAAATAGTGGCAACACTTAGGATTCTGCATATCTTTTGTATGCACTAAGGGGAACCCTGTAGCAACCTGAGAGAATAGGAGTGCTAGTGTCTGGCTGCCCTCATTTGTGAGAGTGTACAAGCATTGCTTGCTcaggaaaaaaatttcaatgaaagtatgagtgtattattattattattgctatcataaaatttaaaaacataaagCGAACATTTGTAACTCGGGGAGCATCTGTAGGTGAAAAGTGTAGGCCATGACTAGAACTTTATTGCATGCATTTTAGTCTTAACAGTTCCTATGCTGTTGAATCTATTATTCAGAAGTAAGTTATAATTCTTCTGTAATATGCAGAGTAAAAGAAAATCAGATTACCAATAAAATGTTTGTAAAATAAAGTGCCCCAGGGAGGGGTAGTGACTTCAGTGCATCTCATTgattagaaaatttgtcattttttggcAAATGTTCCTTTATTTGGTGGCCCTCTAGTTTGCAACctatttcattccttctactgtacctccagttacacatttccaacctttttactgtcaatttgttCTGTTTCGGCACTGAAAACCCTCATGCCCAGCACTTGGCCTTgaacctaaattctatattctgttctatttttttctgtaaaataaagtgAGTAATTCAAGACAGTACTCACTGTACAAAAAAGGATAGCCAAGGCATCAAGATGAGTTGTTCCCACAAGATTTAAAGCTTAAGAATCATCTGAGCAAGCTTGAAATGAATAAACataatcactaacaaatttaaaaCTTTCTTTTACAGTAGCCTTAGAAAATAGATGGACTGTAATTTCCAGATGTGAATTGGTGATATTCATTTAAACACGTTCCCACTTGAATACAGAGTTTTCCTTAGGGAAGCTTTCTAATTAGCACCCTGTTTCACTTGCAGTTAATGACATCAATAGTCAACTccccttgaaaataaaaaagaaaatattattttacagggacaattttcctttatatactGTGTCATACTACAAAGGGTCAAACAGATATGCTGAATGTATCATCATTATTGATGTAGTATAAGTATAGACATGAACTTCATCAGTAGGTTTACAGTTCtctatagaaaataaatgaagagattGACTTGAAAATCATCACTTTCCCACAAGTCAAACAGTTTAATCTTTGACATACACCTGAACTGGAAAGTCCATATAGCCAATATAAATACTAGAATTAATTAATTTGgtgaaagtaaaattactattaaaAACACATTGGGGAGCTGACAGACCAACCATTGATATTACTCTACAAAGCAGCTGTCATGCTATTATAGATTGAGGATGTCAACAGTTTCAAGGCCTCAGACACATCTTGAATAGGCCTGGATCTGGTTTTTAATAGTCACTGAGGTCTTAAATTTCCCCCAAAACACCTCTTCTATCCAAGTGAACCACATGAAACTCTTCATAACTTGAAAGTTATGCATTGAATAATGATACTACTAAATGATTCACCAATGGAAAACTTTTCTGATCaaagttacttatttatttttaaataataacttaCCACCTATCCCTGTTAGAACCATTATACTTtgagtaaaaaaatgtaaatacaaagtACTACTTGGATTTTGCATAAGGTACAAATTTGGATAGACAAAGTATTTATCCAAAACCTATACATCACTCAAGAACATCATAAACAACTTGAAGTATTCACAAATGTGAAAGATAAATATCATTCAGTATACACTGATGGGTCCAAAATTTCGTCAGTTTTTATATACTGATGGGTCCAAATCTTCATCAGTTTTTCGTTGCCTAACAATGCAGAATTATGTTCAACAGGATCAGCCATGAAAATCAGCAGTGATATTGTCATAGAAATTTGTAATTATCAGCATCTTTTAGAAGTGCTATTGAAGCCCTTCAAAATAATAATCCAAAAAATACCCTTGCACAGCAGATTAATAATTATGTGAAGATGGTAAAAATATAGGTATTGTTAGCTTCTTGCTCATTTAGATTTTAAAGGGAATGAAGCCACTGTAGCAAATAAAACCCATTACAGACAATAAATGGCAGAATATATGGAATATTGAACCTGATAGTCACAAATTAGAATAAACCAAGCCAAATGTGGGGTTGTATAATTCATTATGTCTcaaaattaacaacataaaaaaatagtattgcaatacccccccacccccctgaacacctgaactagccctggtcacttaccagcccgaaccatcatttattaaaaaatttaccaaatctttggttaaaataaacgatcagtgttgccaatctcctggcaaacaccctcgttacctagtttaccagcccaccgctagtagccctgcctcacgggccggtcacacctgccctctcacgtcaatcacttatcgttcgcggtggagtacagatgtatccacagcgaactcctttttggtcttgcccggcctcatttgcacctttgatttgattgaatttggtgacgaattacgcatccctttggattacggtttggattgctcttaatactttgtcattagacattgattctgcaaaggaagaaacaacacaggctacgacaacgactactgcatcctcggccacgacatcacagaaaacgacgagcgggagTTCAAACActtatcgtctttgccaacaatgcaagaaaaggatgagtaccctatgacacgatagtcattccttatgcgtaaattgtaggcctgttcaatataatgtaaaagaccagatgtttggaatgtcaggagtggtctttggaccagatgttagggtatctcaaacataggaaaggtctcgtattaagaagtaactgtaggcaggaagagactaacgtagatcaagataaagacttagaggacagtgctctttaagagacttgagagtaggctgacatcgagtatgacatctctgttaccgatttttatgtcaagattatgtgaggatagatcgagcaatagggatactgaaattactaatcgttctgttccagctcccctgcctgtttcCAGAATCAGaaccctaaccggtgctgggggttcgGTTATGGGGTATCCGCAAGCccacgggcaggatccgccgtcccccctggcgcggagcaggcagtgttgcagcagattccccttccctcgatgtgtaagttctcaggatgataaaaacttaggtccaTATTAGACgcgtagggataataggctacatagtgtttagtttaggaagagaagtgcaagCTTCTTCGGTCggtttttctattaaaagtagtagtttttagagggcacagtgtccttagagcatctttaggctttttcctgcttagagttccttgcatcagaagcttttaggccagggttggtctttcagatatgctccttcgtctttaaggttactttcctctacgtatacgatacgataattgttaatatcaactaattctccgttcaatgcatattgacttacgatattcagtatgaagagaatcgaataaaattaactacggttagcctagtgttcacgatgatatatcgtatgcatattcagtagcctagcctaacctaaagtattcgctgtacaacatatcggtagttatttttattttggctaacgctgtaggcttaaggcattcttgactccggataattcaatacaggtgtaattgaaaacgaacgagaatccgatctgaggataattaatatgaatgtaatcgaacagaatgaagatcggattctgtccgactaaagcattataattgtattatgtgtatcatcatattggcgtagtataaacactaaactcggcagtcattcacgctggaatcagcggatgacgaatacgggtttgcgtcgccgtatcatCTCATTTCTCTCctgattgactaaaatgactaacgtaacaacactctcacttatgccaagtatgccaagtttgtacaaacgtcttaaaggagacgtgtcttcaactatgttgacatttaatatagtcaatgaggtatctatcttggggcatataatcagatgtcagatataaggaatttgtatgtatgacgtcttcatacgtttaacagactattgccgtcagtatttacattgagcttatgtcaattacagttacaaattattaccagtcgtattatcaaattacaatgacaactgaaatttaatattaggcctaataaagttaatttaattacctttaaatattattttattactttttcaattaaatttaaattacactagcttgtcgtcaaaccagcactattgtaaggaggtgtggtttagacagacaggatgccggctagtctattttttttttctccttggcttcagattcaaccatatcacttggtctcggctaatgtttttgtccttagttagcatattaatgaatatctggatacttaacttatgtaacgaagtcatactgttcgtcttacgatgtaatttaagaccaaaatttgactgatacgtctcatcgGAAGCTAGTTTTTTCCCTCGGTTAGATGgcttaaatttaggattccgttcgttttttcactcgttttcataggtattacgaaccttacactttatatacgttattaatcctttgtctgtgtgaaaacacagtatgagctctttcatgctattagttttcttttaccacggctgcgttggaattcatacatAAGCTCGGaattctgtccaggttgctgatgaacgtaattttgccttattagcttcagctgcatttataacatgaatacagtaattaccgtcccacgcggatgaatacaataacggatgttggctatcggattcgattactgtcacacgctgatcaatacaataaagtgatgttgttataggagtcgatcgcattagcaacaagttctcgttcggtttgTTCATAGCTGACGGAGTTATATcgagtattatcgttaagataataccctttttaacttgctgcaatttgcggagatggagatattagacgatcgtaattctctctctctctctctctctctctctctctctctctctctctctctctctctctctctctctctctctctctctctctctctcttttccctgattttatctctctctcttttcccttgatttatattctctctttatcctagacgattgtgtttctctctctctctctctcttctcacttttctgatttcatattctctccatattctctccatcctattttattttccacgctctcctaacactggactcattgtgcaacagaggtttttcttcctttcacaccttttcaaactttctcaatttcccttcagcgctgactgacctcataggtccccaatactcggcctttgcctaaattctatttttaaagaaaacccaacaatcttgctgtctgagttagtattagagtagggagcgaatattcggaatatgtataaggtattcagatatgatatatcacaagaggattttaagttATTAGGAAAGATAGGGAAAGAACATGtttgggtctatctgagggtattcttcaagtgccaaccaggcagagtacagacaggcagtaCAACACTTACA comes from the Macrobrachium nipponense isolate FS-2020 chromosome 34, ASM1510439v2, whole genome shotgun sequence genome and includes:
- the LOC135207736 gene encoding acetyl-CoA carboxylase 2-like, coding for MADVEQRYVRPPDHKEFSFGTPQEFVKKFGGKKVITRILIANNGIAAVKCMRSIRKWAYEVFRNDRAFHFIGMVTPEDLKAGAEYIKLADDTVMVLGGANNNNYANVKVIVDTAKRCNADAVWAGWGHASEYPELPAKLLKHDIAFIGPPEKAMWALGDKIASSIVAQTADIPTLPWSGSGLKVEYSERGAGKRLNIPRELCRKGCVESYEEALSAAQKIGFPVMIKASEGGGGKGIRKAESEENFQALFRQVQAEVPGSPIFIMKLAEYARHLEVQIIADMYGNAVSLFGRDCSVQRRHQKIIEEAPCVIAKPEVFRKMEQAAVLN